A stretch of DNA from Bacillota bacterium:
AAAACAAACCCTTAATTATCCCTTTTTTCTCCAGGGCTTGTATGGTATATGTCGAGCAACTGGGATAAAAACGACATGACGGGGTTTTTAAAGGTGAAATATATT
This window harbors:
- the yidD gene encoding membrane protein insertion efficiency factor YidD — protein: MLVSVITKTILLYQKYISPLKTPSCRFYPSCSTYTIQALEKKGIIKGLFLSVRRILRCHPFNPGGYDPV